From Caretta caretta isolate rCarCar2 chromosome 14, rCarCar1.hap1, whole genome shotgun sequence, the proteins below share one genomic window:
- the LOC142069001 gene encoding LOW QUALITY PROTEIN: antigen-presenting glycoprotein CD1d-like (The sequence of the model RefSeq protein was modified relative to this genomic sequence to represent the inferred CDS: deleted 1 base in 1 codon), translated as MWATLGPSSRCPDARLGPDPPSPARMLLPLLLPWAWGALADSLISLPTRFVLHLFSLTPTPAAFPPVPPGFVTFRVLLTSRFHNASSADMELKALLGDLETHSLDCNTCQVHFLQPWAQQGLTPKQWQDLELLIHRSLSDFILTVTRIAQQQGMGYAPPHPPALPAPDPFVTQASLGCELHPNGTSRGFNDAAGNGEGVVSFEVDVGTWVARSEDKLALHARDLLNWDKSASARLQFFFRITCIYLLRTFVVYGKESLERQERPVAVVFARAPPPAGTPAPLLLVCRVTGFYPRPVRVAWLQDGEEVGPGGRLSSSGILPNADLTYQLRSSLAVEPGDGHSYACRVEHSSLGGQNLLIPWEQGRGWGPGLAVGITLGALAVAAVAGVLWRSSRRVYQDVGPGESSASGGSTGPGVGIGPSPEDMDLGAGSMPGSRAEGPEGRTGSGPWEIGALGGGWDSSPSGTFRGRWTFGGTMGSLGSRIRRKPMLACAIQ; from the exons ATGTGGGCGACTCTGGGCCCCTCGTCCCGCTGCCCTGACGCCCGCCTGGGCCCggatcccccttcccctgccaggaTGCTACTCCCTCTACTCCTCCCCTGGGCATGGGGGGCCCTGGCCG ACTCATTAatctccctccccacccgctTTGTTCTCCACTTGTTTTCTcttacccccacccctgcagccttCCCTCCTGTCCCCCCAGGGTTTGTCACCTTCCGGGTGCTCCTAACCTCCCGATTCCACAACGCCAGCTCCGCGGACATGGAGCTGAAGGCCCTGCTGGGCGACCTGGAGACCCACTCCCTGGACTGCAACACCTGCCAggtccacttcctgcagccctgggcccagcagggCCTGACCCCGAAGCAGTGGCAGGACCTGGAGCTGCTGATCCATCGCTCCCTGTCCGACTTCATCCTCACAGTGACCAGAATAGCTCAGCAGCAGGGAATGGGCT ACGCCCCTCCTCAt ccccctgcccttcctgcTCCAGACCCCTTTGTTACCCAGGCCTCCCTCGGCTGCGAGCTGCACCCCAACGGCACCTCGAGGGGATTCAATGACGCTGCGGGGAACGGCGAGGGCGTCGTGAGCTTTGAGGTGGACGTGGGCACCTGGGTCGCTCGTTCAGAGGATAAGCTGGCGCTCCACGCCCGGGACCTTCTCAACTGGGATAAGAGCGCGTCCGCCAGGCTTCAGTTTTTTTTTAGAATAACTTGCATCTATCTGCTCAGGACGTTTGTCGTCTACGGGAAAGAGTCTCTGGAGAGGCAAG AGCGGCCGGTCGCCGTGGTGTTTGCCCGAGCGCCTCCCCCAGCCGGGACCCCCGCGCCGTTACTGCTGGTTTGCCGGGTCACCGGTTTCTACCCCCGGCCCGTCCGCGTGGCCTGGCTGCAGgacggggaggaggtggggccgggcgGGCGGCTGAGCTCCAGCGGGATCCTGCCCAACGCGGACCTGACCTACCAGCTGCGCAGCTCCCTGGCCGTGGAGCCGGGCGATGGGCACAGCTACGCCTGCCGGGTGGAGCACAGCAGCCTGGGGGGCCAGAATCTGCTGATCCCCTGGG agcagggcaggggctggggccctGGCCTGGCCGTGGGCATCACCCTGGGGGCTCTGGCCGTAGCCGCCGTGGCCGGGGTGCTGTGGAGGAGCAGTCGCAG AGTCTACCAGGACGTTGGACCAGGGGAGTCCAGTGCCTCAGGGGGCAGCACCGGCCCAGGCGTGGGCATTGGCCCGTCTCCTGAGGACATGGACCTTGGGGCTGGATCCATGCCTGGCTCCAGGGCTGAGGGCCCCGAGGGCAGGACTGGATCGGGGCCCTGGGAGAtcggggctctgggtggggggtgggattcTTCTCCCTCTGGGACGTTCAGGGGGCGTTGGACATTTGGGGGCACCATGGGATCGCTGGGATCCAGGATCCGCAGAAAGCCGATGCTGGCCTGTGCCATCCAATAA